From a single Bacillus pseudomycoides DSM 12442 genomic region:
- a CDS encoding DUF378 domain-containing protein has product MKFLSYLTVILVILGGLNWLFVALDYNVVEKWFGSTPALVDTIYWLFGLSALYQIYDRFFTDN; this is encoded by the coding sequence ATGAAGTTTTTGTCTTACCTTACAGTAATTCTGGTGATTCTTGGCGGTTTGAATTGGTTGTTTGTTGCGCTGGATTATAATGTAGTTGAGAAATGGTTTGGTTCTACACCAGCTCTTGTTGATACCATTTATTGGCTTTTTGGTCTTTCTGCTCTTTATCAAATTTATGATCGGTTCTTTACGGACAATTAG
- the serC gene encoding 3-phosphoserine/phosphohydroxythreonine transaminase, with protein sequence MERVYNFSAGPSILPLPVLEKVQRELLNYNRTGMSVIEMSHRSSEFQNIIDEASSLLRELMHIPENYDVLFLQGGASLQFSMVPLNLMNEHKRAGYVLTGSWSKKALQEAKKTGEVEVIASSEENHFSTIPHVDVSMIPKELDYVHITTNNTIEGTKYVQLPKLENIPLIADMSSNILSEEYDIEKFGFIYAGAQKNLGPAGLTIAIIRKDLIGKADTSCPIMLNYETYSKNNSLYNTPPSFSIYVTKLVLEWLKEQGGVSAIEEQNRKKAALLYDFLDESKLFTSPVDPAYRSLMNIPFTTPSNDLNEQFLQKAKTLGLVTLKGHRSVGGMRASIYNAMPVEGVQQLVDYMKDFELENR encoded by the coding sequence ATGGAGAGAGTTTACAATTTTTCGGCAGGACCATCTATACTCCCTTTGCCAGTTTTAGAAAAAGTGCAAAGGGAGCTTTTGAATTATAACCGGACAGGCATGTCTGTTATTGAAATGAGTCACCGGTCTTCAGAGTTTCAAAATATTATAGATGAAGCAAGTAGCTTGCTTCGTGAATTGATGCACATTCCTGAGAATTACGACGTGCTATTTTTACAGGGAGGGGCATCGTTACAGTTTTCAATGGTTCCATTAAATTTAATGAATGAACATAAAAGAGCTGGATATGTCCTTACAGGGTCATGGTCTAAGAAAGCCTTACAGGAGGCTAAGAAAACTGGAGAAGTAGAAGTTATTGCTTCATCGGAAGAAAATCATTTTTCAACGATTCCACATGTTGATGTTTCAATGATTCCGAAAGAACTAGATTATGTACATATAACAACGAATAATACGATTGAAGGAACGAAATATGTTCAATTGCCGAAATTAGAGAATATTCCACTTATTGCTGATATGTCTTCAAATATTTTATCTGAAGAATACGATATAGAGAAATTTGGTTTCATTTATGCAGGAGCACAAAAGAATTTAGGACCAGCAGGACTAACAATTGCAATTATTAGAAAAGACTTAATTGGTAAAGCGGATACTTCTTGTCCGATAATGTTAAACTATGAAACTTACAGTAAAAATAATTCCTTATATAATACACCACCATCCTTTAGTATTTATGTGACGAAGCTAGTATTAGAATGGTTAAAGGAGCAGGGCGGCGTATCCGCGATTGAAGAACAAAATAGAAAAAAAGCAGCTCTTCTATACGATTTCTTAGATGAATCAAAATTATTTACTTCACCGGTTGATCCTGCATATCGTTCGCTTATGAATATTCCATTTACAACACCATCCAATGATTTAAATGAGCAATTTTTACAAAAAGCTAAGACACTAGGGCTTGTTACATTAAAAGGCCATCGTTCAGTCGGTGGCATGCGAGCGAGTATTTATAATGCAATGCCGGTAGAAGGTGTTCAACAATTAGTAGATTACATGAAGGATTTTGAGCTAGAGAATAGATAG
- a CDS encoding phosphoglycerate dehydrogenase translates to MFRVQTLNQIAEKGLQIFGGERYEVGEGLEHPDGILLRSFSLHQEEFSKDLKAIARAGAGVNNIPVERCTERGIVVFNTPGANANAVKELILASLIMSSRNIISGVGWTAGLEGEEVPQLVEAGKKQFVGSEIAGKRLGVIGLGAIGALVANDALSLGMDVVGYDPYISVETAWRLSTHVQRAFSLDEIFATCDYITLHIPLTDQTRGIIGEHAIQTMKKSVRLFNFSRGELVDEVTLAKALEEGIINHYVTDFPNENVIKMRNVTATPHLGASTYESEENCAVMAARQLRDYLETGNIRNSVNYPNVELPYVGKKRITIMHQNVPNMVGQITGCLAEHHINIADMINRSKGSFAYTMIDIDNGIDDIIKENVVENIKKITGVVAVRMIV, encoded by the coding sequence ATGTTTCGCGTTCAAACATTAAATCAGATTGCTGAAAAGGGCTTGCAAATTTTTGGTGGAGAGCGATATGAGGTTGGAGAAGGCTTAGAACATCCAGATGGTATACTACTTCGAAGTTTTTCCTTACATCAAGAAGAATTTTCAAAAGATTTAAAGGCAATTGCAAGAGCAGGAGCTGGTGTAAATAACATTCCTGTAGAACGTTGTACAGAAAGAGGTATCGTTGTTTTTAATACCCCAGGGGCAAATGCGAATGCAGTGAAAGAACTTATTCTTGCCAGTCTTATTATGTCATCACGTAATATTATAAGTGGGGTTGGTTGGACAGCGGGATTAGAAGGTGAAGAAGTTCCGCAGCTTGTAGAAGCAGGAAAAAAACAATTCGTTGGTTCAGAGATAGCGGGAAAACGACTTGGTGTTATTGGACTGGGTGCTATTGGTGCCCTTGTCGCAAATGACGCATTATCTCTTGGTATGGACGTCGTTGGATACGATCCATATATATCTGTTGAAACAGCATGGCGCTTATCAACACATGTACAACGTGCATTTAGTTTAGATGAAATCTTTGCAACATGTGATTATATTACATTGCATATTCCACTGACGGATCAAACGAGAGGGATAATTGGAGAACATGCTATACAAACGATGAAAAAAAGTGTCCGTCTCTTTAACTTCTCAAGAGGAGAACTTGTGGATGAAGTTACGTTAGCAAAAGCTTTAGAAGAAGGGATTATTAATCATTACGTAACTGATTTTCCAAATGAAAATGTAATAAAAATGAGAAATGTAACGGCAACACCCCATCTTGGAGCTTCAACGTATGAATCTGAAGAGAATTGTGCAGTTATGGCTGCTCGTCAATTACGAGACTATTTAGAAACAGGAAATATCCGTAATTCAGTAAATTATCCAAATGTAGAACTTCCTTATGTCGGAAAGAAACGAATTACGATTATGCATCAAAACGTTCCGAATATGGTGGGGCAAATTACAGGATGTTTAGCGGAACATCATATTAATATTGCTGATATGATAAACCGTAGTAAAGGCTCTTTTGCATATACAATGATTGATATCGATAATGGAATTGATGATATAATTAAAGAAAATGTAGTTGAAAACATAAAGAAAATCACAGGTGTAGTAGCTGTTCGAATGATTGTATAA
- a CDS encoding DUF1015 domain-containing protein translates to MATIRPFRAIRPVSDKAAQVAALPYDVLNSEEAREVVKGNSYSFLHIDKAEIDLDPAVSPYDNSVYEKASENLQRLMQEEVLIQDEEPCLYIYQLTMQGRTQSGLVVCTSIDEYTDNTIKKHERTRHEKEQDRIRHVDICNANTGPIFSTYRAKEDVTKLIATWQKNHTPIYQFTADDGVEHVIWKIAEIDAISALVESFEEIPSLYIADGHHRSASAVKVGLMRREQYPNYTGEEEFNFFLSVLFPHDELSIWDYNRVVKDLNGLSQDQFLQQISHYFYVERAYVSPYKPTEPKSFGMYLDQGWYKLTVKEETFDAYDVVKRLDVSILQDHLLSQVLQIHDPRADSRIDFVGGIRGLEELERLVNRGDYKVAFALYPTSMEDLLAIADAGEVMPPKSTWFEPKLRSGLFIHSLN, encoded by the coding sequence TTGGCGACAATTCGACCATTCAGGGCAATTCGTCCAGTATCTGATAAAGCTGCACAAGTTGCAGCACTGCCGTATGATGTGTTAAATAGTGAAGAAGCAAGAGAAGTTGTAAAGGGAAACTCATATTCCTTTTTGCATATTGATAAAGCTGAAATAGACTTAGATCCGGCTGTTTCACCATATGATAACAGTGTATATGAAAAGGCAAGTGAAAATCTACAACGTTTAATGCAAGAAGAAGTATTGATTCAAGATGAAGAGCCATGTCTTTATATTTATCAATTAACAATGCAAGGGAGAACGCAGTCTGGACTTGTCGTTTGTACATCAATTGATGAGTATACTGATAATACAATTAAAAAGCATGAGCGGACCCGTCATGAAAAAGAACAAGATCGCATTCGTCATGTTGATATATGTAATGCGAATACAGGTCCAATTTTTTCAACATATCGTGCGAAAGAAGACGTAACAAAGTTAATTGCAACGTGGCAAAAAAATCACACGCCAATTTATCAATTTACTGCAGATGACGGTGTGGAGCATGTAATATGGAAAATCGCAGAAATTGATGCGATTTCTGCATTAGTAGAATCATTCGAAGAGATTCCTTCCTTATATATTGCAGATGGACATCATCGATCAGCATCTGCTGTGAAAGTTGGGTTAATGCGTAGGGAACAATATCCGAACTATACAGGAGAAGAAGAATTTAATTTCTTTTTATCTGTTTTATTCCCTCATGATGAACTATCAATTTGGGATTATAATCGTGTTGTGAAAGATTTAAATGGTTTATCACAGGACCAATTTTTACAGCAAATTTCACACTATTTTTATGTAGAAAGAGCTTATGTATCTCCATATAAACCAACTGAACCAAAATCATTTGGCATGTATTTGGATCAGGGGTGGTATAAACTAACTGTGAAAGAAGAAACATTTGATGCCTATGATGTTGTAAAACGTTTAGATGTTTCTATTTTACAAGATCACTTATTGAGTCAAGTATTACAAATTCACGACCCACGTGCAGATAGCCGCATTGATTTTGTTGGTGGTATTCGAGGTTTAGAGGAGCTAGAGCGCCTTGTAAATCGTGGTGATTATAAAGTAGCGTTTGCTTTATATCCTACATCAATGGAAGATTTATTAGCAATTGCTGATGCGGGGGAAGTTATGCCACCAAAGTCCACTTGGTTTGAACCGAAGCTTCGTAGTGGGCTTTTCATACATTCTTTAAATTAA
- a CDS encoding formylglycine-generating enzyme family protein, with protein sequence MGVSNEIMSYIDNQMVKIPGGEIELRDDRIKSKWKVEIRPFLLARYPVTMDLYYAITNKSSNSFDGDLKPFVNISWNDAISFCNLLSQKAGLKECYSISNDGENIICNWESDGYRLPSEAEWQYACKAGTTGYRYGELDKIAWYNENSGGKIHEVGRKEPNAWGLYDMLGNVWEWCFDLYDEQVYGSYRIFRGGSWAEEARGCGASCRRRSHPTFYIEDLGFRLARSF encoded by the coding sequence ATGGGAGTGTCAAATGAAATAATGAGTTACATTGACAATCAGATGGTGAAAATTCCAGGGGGAGAAATAGAATTAAGAGACGATAGAATAAAAAGCAAATGGAAAGTTGAAATAAGACCGTTTCTTCTTGCAAGGTATCCTGTAACTATGGATCTATACTATGCTATTACAAATAAGTCATCCAATTCTTTTGACGGAGATCTAAAACCATTTGTTAATATTTCTTGGAATGATGCAATTTCTTTTTGTAATCTACTTTCACAGAAAGCTGGACTGAAAGAGTGTTATTCTATAAGTAATGATGGTGAAAACATTATTTGTAATTGGGAATCTGACGGTTATCGACTTCCTTCAGAAGCAGAGTGGCAATATGCATGTAAAGCAGGGACTACTGGTTATAGATATGGAGAGCTTGATAAGATTGCCTGGTACAATGAAAATTCAGGGGGCAAAATCCATGAAGTAGGAAGAAAGGAACCGAATGCATGGGGTCTATATGATATGTTAGGGAATGTTTGGGAGTGGTGCTTTGATTTATATGATGAACAAGTGTACGGATCCTACCGAATTTTCCGAGGAGGTAGCTGGGCTGAAGAGGCCAGGGGGTGTGGGGCTTCGTGTCGTCGTCGTAGCCATCCGACATTTTACATTGAGGACCTTGGATTCCGTCTTGCTCGGTCTTTTTAG
- a CDS encoding response regulator transcription factor: MIHILLADDDGHIRELLHYHLQKEGYKVFEAEDGKVAQSILEKENIHLAVVDIMMPFIDGYTLCEEIRKYHDIPVILLTAKDQLVDKEKGFISGTDDYIVKPFEPAEVIFRMKALLRRYQMLSADVITLHGTTIDRKSFEVKCNDQTILLPLKEFELLSQLAGYPGRTFSREELIELVWGMDFEGDERTVDVHIKRLRDRFSKRTDDFQIKTVRGLGYKLELK, translated from the coding sequence ATGATACATATTTTATTAGCGGATGATGACGGGCATATTAGAGAATTATTACATTACCACTTACAAAAGGAAGGCTATAAAGTTTTTGAAGCTGAGGATGGAAAGGTAGCGCAATCCATATTAGAAAAAGAAAATATTCACCTGGCCGTTGTCGATATCATGATGCCATTTATTGACGGATATACTTTGTGCGAAGAAATTAGAAAGTATCATGATATACCTGTTATTTTATTAACTGCTAAAGATCAATTGGTGGATAAAGAAAAAGGATTTATTTCAGGAACAGATGATTATATTGTAAAGCCATTCGAACCGGCGGAAGTTATTTTCCGTATGAAAGCTTTACTTCGTCGTTATCAAATGCTGAGTGCGGACGTTATCACGCTTCACGGAACAACGATTGATAGAAAAAGCTTTGAGGTAAAATGTAATGACCAAACGATTTTACTTCCTTTAAAGGAATTTGAATTGTTATCACAACTTGCAGGGTATCCTGGAAGAACGTTTTCAAGAGAAGAGTTGATTGAACTTGTTTGGGGGATGGACTTTGAAGGAGATGAACGGACAGTCGATGTTCATATTAAACGTCTTCGAGATCGTTTTTCAAAACGAACAGATGATTTTCAAATTAAAACGGTACGTGGACTTGGTTATAAGTTGGAGCTGAAATAA
- a CDS encoding sensor histidine kinase gives MKSLYSRFALITIGIMLLSSIIGFLLTNVYYQVKLKPYNSEKILRYAEEVKHLYEKQTEENKDEYLHSIAKLGYEIYVVDDQKQGKRIGNAFRTIKISDATIDKVLQGKTYNGVSTYPTRLFITGFFDNELINSVGVPLKHGDKQYALFIRPDIQQQFGEMRIFLAVLLGFIVVLSIVFIAIAARYIVRPIRIFTKATQKIANGEYDIELEEGRKDEIGTLSTSFKKMTKSIKELDQMRQEFVSNVSHEFQSPLSSIQGFSKTLQSEKMTEDERKRYLQIIEGESKRMSSLCKQLLTLASLDKEEKVLQIKEFDVHKQMKDVIFMLEWKWREKDIAVEFDVPSINVRGDENLLHQVWTNIFTNSIKFTDSGGTIGFAVEELEASVVISISDSGIGMEQEEVERIFDRFYKVDTARARNVEGSGLGLSIVQKIVELHHGEISVESIRGEGTTFRIELPK, from the coding sequence ATGAAGTCACTTTATTCTAGATTTGCATTGATTACGATTGGGATTATGCTTCTTAGTAGCATCATTGGTTTTTTATTAACCAATGTTTATTATCAAGTGAAATTAAAACCGTATAATAGTGAAAAGATTTTACGTTACGCTGAGGAAGTAAAACATTTATATGAAAAACAGACTGAGGAAAATAAGGATGAGTATTTACATTCTATTGCGAAATTAGGTTATGAGATTTATGTAGTAGATGATCAAAAACAGGGGAAACGAATTGGAAATGCTTTTCGGACTATAAAGATTAGTGATGCTACCATTGACAAAGTCTTACAAGGGAAAACATACAATGGTGTTTCTACCTATCCAACTCGTCTATTTATAACAGGCTTTTTTGATAATGAATTAATTAATAGCGTAGGGGTTCCGCTGAAACATGGTGATAAGCAATATGCCTTATTTATTCGTCCTGATATTCAGCAACAATTCGGTGAAATGAGGATTTTCTTAGCGGTATTGCTTGGATTTATTGTTGTATTAAGTATCGTTTTTATTGCAATCGCAGCGCGGTATATCGTTCGTCCGATTCGCATATTTACAAAAGCGACGCAAAAAATTGCGAATGGTGAATATGATATTGAATTAGAAGAAGGGCGAAAAGATGAGATTGGAACATTATCTACGAGTTTTAAAAAAATGACAAAAAGTATAAAAGAGTTAGATCAAATGAGACAAGAGTTCGTTTCTAACGTGTCTCATGAATTTCAATCTCCACTTTCCTCGATTCAAGGTTTTTCTAAAACTCTACAGTCAGAAAAGATGACAGAAGATGAAAGAAAACGTTATTTACAAATTATTGAGGGTGAAAGTAAGCGGATGTCTAGTTTATGTAAGCAGTTACTTACGCTTGCTTCTTTAGATAAAGAGGAAAAGGTTCTTCAAATAAAAGAATTTGATGTGCACAAACAAATGAAAGATGTCATTTTTATGTTGGAATGGAAATGGCGTGAAAAAGACATAGCGGTTGAATTTGACGTACCTAGCATAAATGTAAGAGGCGATGAAAATTTACTTCATCAAGTTTGGACAAATATCTTTACAAATAGTATTAAGTTTACAGATAGTGGTGGAACGATTGGATTTGCCGTAGAAGAATTAGAAGCGAGTGTAGTGATTTCAATTTCAGATAGCGGGATTGGTATGGAGCAAGAAGAAGTAGAGCGGATTTTTGATCGGTTTTATAAGGTGGATACAGCGAGGGCTCGTAATGTGGAAGGAAGTGGCTTAGGCTTATCCATTGTGCAAAAAATTGTTGAACTGCACCATGGAGAAATTTCAGTGGAGAGTATAAGAGGGGAAGGTACGACATTTCGAATTGAATTACCGAAATGA
- a CDS encoding alpha/beta fold hydrolase — MKKDDNKIGHFTSEKGKEDFQIAYDESMALLPKPNDTRDIKTKYGTIRAYYFTKEENKHKEPILLLPGRGASTPMWVPNLEGLREKRPVYTIDLLGEPGMSVQTKVIENQKQQAEWLNEVIEGLGLEKVHIVGVSIGGWTTMNLARYNPEHIATASLLDPVFVFAQMPIKMILASIPASVPIVPKFIREKMLSYVSGGAETNDDEPIAKLIESGMRNYKLKTPAPDLFSKEDLKNINVPVLALMAEKSTMHNSVKAVETGKKYVKDIDIVNWKNASHAINGEFSNEVNARILDFVEKHSNDN; from the coding sequence ATGAAGAAAGATGATAATAAGATTGGTCACTTTACATCTGAAAAAGGAAAGGAAGACTTTCAAATTGCCTACGATGAATCAATGGCACTTCTTCCAAAGCCTAACGATACGAGAGATATAAAAACTAAATATGGCACAATTCGTGCTTATTACTTTACTAAAGAGGAAAACAAACATAAGGAACCAATACTCTTACTCCCTGGACGTGGTGCATCTACTCCAATGTGGGTACCCAATTTAGAAGGGCTAAGGGAGAAAAGGCCTGTTTACACGATAGATTTACTCGGTGAACCTGGAATGAGTGTGCAAACGAAGGTGATTGAAAACCAAAAACAACAAGCAGAATGGTTAAATGAAGTAATTGAGGGATTAGGTTTAGAAAAAGTGCATATCGTGGGTGTCTCCATTGGTGGTTGGACAACAATGAATTTGGCCAGATATAATCCAGAGCATATTGCTACGGCTAGTTTATTGGACCCAGTCTTTGTATTTGCGCAAATGCCCATAAAGATGATTCTAGCATCTATTCCAGCTTCCGTCCCTATTGTACCTAAGTTTATAAGAGAAAAGATGTTAAGCTATGTATCTGGAGGAGCAGAAACAAATGACGATGAGCCTATCGCTAAATTAATCGAGTCGGGTATGCGTAACTATAAACTTAAAACGCCAGCGCCTGATCTATTTAGTAAAGAAGACTTAAAAAATATCAATGTTCCAGTGCTTGCATTAATGGCTGAAAAAAGTACAATGCACAATTCAGTAAAAGCAGTTGAAACTGGGAAAAAATATGTTAAAGATATCGATATAGTTAACTGGAAAAATGCATCTCACGCAATCAATGGTGAGTTCTCTAACGAAGTTAATGCCAGGATCCTTGATTTTGTAGAAAAACATTCTAATGACAACTAA
- a CDS encoding condensation domain-containing protein, protein MEQRKYPVTPQDRMNYILGLYSANQQINAVLYFPVGISKNILEQSVRITLQLQPVLNSRFVESDIPYWEEHSSGTNSPICLFAEGNDQELEMMAIDFIKESGDRIQGSMVQTKLLRGTTTNMLVVKLSHLCSDGAGVKEYINLLGAIYTQLYLGKSKDQIIKEFGEGNESFRDQSPVFKYAGIPDVKSAYRPNQEQQASLWSFPSQPNKNIYPKMSVRRLSHEQTLRLIQWTKVQQATLNDAIMTAYFRALSRFTVYAEPRTAEKMIGLTIDLRRYLPNHTTGAICNLSGMEMPVIKMEDDESFNQTLARVKQSMDKIKSQNPGLSSAAGMELLAGIKLSAVKEMYKQQYEQALQMGMALPLLTNFGVIADEPIKFGEVQAEDGYMTSPIMYAPFFTMGASSYNGRLTFTIGYHTPDTSKEKVDQFLESVVNQLS, encoded by the coding sequence ATGGAACAAAGAAAGTATCCAGTAACACCTCAAGATCGAATGAATTATATATTAGGTCTTTATTCGGCAAATCAACAAATTAATGCAGTTCTTTATTTTCCTGTAGGTATATCAAAGAACATACTTGAACAATCAGTAAGGATAACGTTACAATTGCAGCCGGTTTTGAACAGCCGTTTTGTAGAAAGTGATATTCCTTACTGGGAGGAACATTCATCTGGTACTAACTCACCTATTTGTCTTTTTGCAGAAGGAAATGATCAAGAACTTGAAATGATGGCAATAGATTTTATTAAGGAATCTGGAGATCGTATTCAGGGGTCTATGGTTCAAACAAAATTATTACGAGGCACTACAACAAATATGTTAGTGGTGAAATTATCCCATCTATGTTCAGATGGTGCAGGAGTCAAGGAATATATTAATTTGTTGGGAGCAATTTATACTCAACTTTACCTGGGAAAATCTAAGGATCAAATTATAAAGGAATTTGGTGAGGGGAATGAGAGTTTTCGTGATCAATCACCTGTTTTCAAATATGCTGGAATACCAGACGTAAAAAGTGCCTATCGTCCTAACCAAGAACAACAGGCATCGTTATGGTCTTTTCCATCTCAACCGAACAAAAATATATACCCAAAAATGTCGGTACGGCGGTTGAGCCATGAGCAAACTCTACGTCTAATCCAATGGACAAAAGTACAACAGGCTACCTTGAATGATGCAATCATGACTGCATACTTCCGAGCTTTATCACGTTTCACTGTGTATGCAGAACCTCGCACCGCAGAAAAAATGATCGGTTTAACAATTGATTTACGCCGATATCTTCCTAATCATACAACTGGTGCTATTTGCAACTTATCCGGTATGGAAATGCCAGTGATTAAAATGGAAGATGATGAATCATTTAATCAGACTCTAGCTCGAGTCAAACAATCAATGGATAAAATAAAATCTCAAAATCCAGGTCTTTCTTCAGCAGCAGGAATGGAGCTACTGGCAGGTATAAAGCTATCTGCGGTGAAAGAAATGTATAAGCAGCAATACGAACAGGCTTTACAGATGGGGATGGCATTGCCGTTACTTACAAATTTCGGGGTGATAGCAGATGAACCTATTAAGTTTGGTGAAGTTCAAGCTGAGGACGGGTATATGACATCACCTATTATGTATGCACCATTCTTTACAATGGGGGCAAGCTCTTATAATGGAAGACTTACATTTACGATTGGTTATCATACGCCGGATACATCAAAAGAAAAAGTAGACCAATTTTTAGAAAGTGTGGTTAATCAACTATCATAA
- a CDS encoding ABC transporter ATP-binding protein, translated as MNILLSAKNVTKIYNKNQLPGLNKVSFDIESGEFIGIMGASGSGKTTLLNILSTIDTPTDGDVLINGVNIKTLNVNKTADFRKDHLGFIFQEYFLLDSLTVQENVAVPLTLLNKSPNEIESTIESLAKRFGIFEQLSKYPSQLSGGQKQRVAAARAIAKQPSILFADEPTGALDSNSATELLQKLREANEDLHTTILMVTHDAYAASFSSRILIFKDGNILKELKRNEKGRKEFFEEILKEISKIDENRYN; from the coding sequence ATGAATATATTATTATCCGCAAAAAATGTTACAAAAATTTACAATAAGAATCAATTGCCTGGACTGAATAAAGTATCTTTTGATATTGAATCAGGTGAATTTATTGGTATTATGGGTGCTTCAGGATCTGGAAAGACAACTTTATTAAATATACTATCAACTATTGATACACCGACAGATGGAGATGTTTTGATAAATGGTGTCAATATTAAAACACTTAATGTTAACAAAACTGCGGATTTTAGGAAGGATCATTTAGGCTTTATTTTTCAAGAGTATTTTTTACTTGATAGTTTAACGGTGCAGGAAAATGTTGCTGTGCCACTTACTCTGTTAAACAAATCTCCAAACGAAATCGAATCGACTATAGAAAGTTTAGCAAAGCGTTTTGGCATATTCGAACAATTATCAAAGTACCCTAGTCAACTTTCTGGAGGACAAAAGCAGAGGGTTGCGGCAGCAAGAGCCATTGCGAAACAGCCAAGTATATTATTTGCAGATGAACCAACCGGCGCGTTAGATTCAAACTCTGCAACAGAGCTGCTTCAAAAGTTAAGAGAGGCTAATGAGGATCTTCATACAACAATTTTGATGGTAACCCATGACGCTTATGCAGCAAGTTTTTCAAGTAGAATCTTAATATTCAAGGATGGGAATATTTTGAAAGAATTAAAAAGAAACGAAAAGGGTAGAAAAGAATTTTTTGAAGAGATATTAAAGGAAATCTCAAAAATTGATGAAAATCGATATAACTAA